One Colius striatus isolate bColStr4 chromosome 8, bColStr4.1.hap1, whole genome shotgun sequence genomic region harbors:
- the DUSP29 gene encoding dual specificity phosphatase 29: MDQMSSASSNAGKKNAYTAIRADPDEDYCTPGAFELERLFWKGCPKYTHVNEVWPNLYIGDEKTALDRYSLEKAGFTHILNAAHGQRNVDTGPKYYRDMTVEYHGVEADDLPTFQLSQFFYSASQFIDNALQDERNKVLVHCAMGRSRSATLVLAYLMIYKNMTVVDAIEQVSRHRCILPNRGFLKQLRELDIALALQRRNSKNSLPSEEGDGSSSTT; encoded by the exons ATGGACCAGATGTCATCAGCAAGTTCCAATGCTGGCAAGAAAAATGCATACACAGCAATCAGAGCAGATCCTGATGAGGATTACTGCACCCCAGGGGCATTCGAACTGGAGCGGCTCTTCTGGAAAGGATGCCCCAAGTACACTCACGTCAACGAGGTCTGGCCCAACCTCTACATTGGAGATGA GAAGACGGCGCTGGACCGgtacagcctggagaaggcGGGTTTCACACACATCCTCAACGCCGCCCACGGCCAGCGCAACGTGGACACGGGGCCAAAATACTATCGTGACATGACTGTGGAGTACCACGGAGTGGAAGCAGATGACCTCCCCACTTTCCAGCTCAGCCAGTTCTTTTACTCAGCTTCTCAGTTCATTGACAATGCGCTCCAGGATGAAAGAA ACAAGGTTCTGGTTCACTGCGCGATGGGTCGCAGCCGCTCAGCCACGCTGGTCTTGGCTTACCTGATGATCTACAAGAACATGACCGTAGTGGATGCCATCGAGCAAGTATCAAGACACCGATGTATCTTGCCAAACAGGGGCTTCctgaagcagctgagagaactggacATAGCGCTGGcactgcagaggaggaacaGCAAGAACAGCCTCCCGTCTGAGGAGGgcgatggcagcagcagcaccacctaA